TTCGCGGCGTCGCGCAATGCCTCGCCAAAGCGCGGGTCGACATCGTCCTGCGGGACGACCTTGCACGCATCGGATCGTTGCGAGACAAACAGCGCTCCGGTCTGATAACCCTCGCTCTTCAGCGCGATCAGTTCACGCAGATGCTTGACCCCGCGAAGCGTGGGCGCATCGGGAAACATCCCCACTCCGCCTTCCACCCAGCTGACGGATTTGACTTCCAGGTAAAACGATTCGGAGTCACGCTCCAGCAGAAAATCGAAACGGCTGTCGCCTTGCTTTGCTTCGCGTTTGTAAGATTGATATTTTTTAAACTCGGGAATCTGCTTTTTTTCGAGGGCTTCTTCAACCAGCGCATTGGCAAAGACCGGGTAGGCGCTCACCCAGATCGATCCGTGCCGAACCAGAGCGAGAGTGTAGTCGGTTTTTCTTTTGGGTCCCGGATTGTAGATCAAACGCACCGCGCGTTGCGGAATCATGAGTCCGGGCAAACGCCCCGGGTCAGGAACATGCGCTTCGGTCTCGCGACCATCCACGAGTACGCGAGCCAGATAGCGGTTGGGACGTTCCAGAAAAACGCCGTCAACCAGTGTCTGCCCCAAACGCATTGAATGTCAGGGAAAAGAAAGAAGGGGTCTAGTGGTGTCCGGCGTCTTCGCCGGCGTGCAGATTGACCGTTTTTTCCGCGTGCAAGGCAATCTCCACGGAAGGCCCAACGCGGTCAATGAAAGGTTTCGGGTACAGGCCGATGAACACCGCCAGAATACACGCGGGAAGCAAGACTCCGAACTGCGAGCGGTCAATGTCCTTGATGCCTTCCGGCAGAGTATCGTTGGTCTCCTGCATGGCTCCCTGAAACATATAGAGCATATAGATCGCCGCAAAAACAATGGACAGACAAGCGCCCAGCACAAACACAATGGACAAATCGCTGAGCATGACAGAAGTCCAAACGCCCATCAAAATGAGAAACTCTCCAACGAAACCATTGAGTCCCGGCAAGCCCAGAGCGGACAAGGCCAGCAACAGGAACATGCCGTACAGGATCGGCATGGGATTGCTCAAACCCTTGAGACGGCTCAATTCGCGCGTCCCGGTTTTTTCTTCAATGATGCCGACGATAATAAACAGCGCCGATGCAATGATGCCGTGGTTGAGCATCTGCAAGACGCTTCCTTCCACGCCCTGACCATTGAAGGCAAAAATCCCTAATACGATGAAGCCCAGGTGACTGATGCTGGAATAGGCGACCAGCATCTTGATATCTTTTTGCGATACGGCGATCCATGCTCCGTAAACGATGCCGCCCACCGCGCCCGCCGCGACCGCCAGACCCAACGTTTCAATCGCCGATGGAAACAAGGGCAGACAAAAACGGATCAGGCCGTATGCTCCCGCCTTCGACATGGCCCCGGTGATGAGTATCAACGCGGGAATCGGACAGGAGCGGTAAGCGTGCGGCAACCAGCTGTGCAATGGAAACACGGGAACTTTGATTGCGAAAGCCGTGAAGAAACAAACGAACATCCACAACTGATCCATCGGAGCCAGATGCATGTGCACCAGCGTGCTGATATCAAAAGTCCATTCGTGCGTCGCGTGATAATATTCAAACGACAGGGCCAGAATCGCCACCAGCATGAGCAGACTGCCCGCCAGAGTGAAAATCACAAATTTCGTGGTCGCGTAAATGCGGTCGCCCTCGCCCCACAAACCGATGATGAAATACGAAGGAATCAACATCAATTCCCAGAAAACATAAAAGGCGATGGTGTCCTGAGCGACGAACACGCCAAGGATGCCCGCTTCCAGAGCCAGCATCAACGCCAGGTAATTGCGAAGATTGATCTTTTGCTGTCTCGCGCCCATGACCATGGAAATCACGCCGAGGAAGGAAGTCAGAATGACCATCCACAGGCTGATACCGTCGAGACCAAATTTCAAATTGATGTTTAAAAGCGGAACCCATGAAAACGTCGACTGGAATTGCATCCCCGGGTTTCCGGAATCGAAACCGAACAGCAACGATACGGAAAGGAGAAAACTCAACGCCGCAGCGCCCAAAGCCACCCGGCCCGGCAGAATCGTATTGTCCCGGTTCACCGCCAGCAGGGAGAACGCGGCAATTAAAGGTATGAAAACTATCGATGTCAGCATCTAATTAGGCTCAACAATTCTTCTTTAAAGGAAAACAACAAACAGCAAGGCGACGACCATCCCGCCCACCATGTTCAACGCATACATTCCAACCTTGCCGTTTTGCCACCAACTGATATAGCGGCTGGCTTCCCTCACCTGAGCGGCCGCTTCGTCGACGGCAAAATCTATACCGTTGCGCTCCCCGCGATCTTCAAGGAAAGCGCCGATGGCCTTGACCGGTTTCACGATCAGGAAATCATAAATCTCGTCTACGTAATATTTATGGAACAGAATGTCGTACAGCGGCGCCAAAGCGTTCTTGGCAAATTCCATGCGGTCGCTACTGACCATATAGACCAGTCCAGCGACGAGGATGCCGCCCAATCCCGCAAAGACGGCGATCGTTTCCAGAAGAGCGTCTTCGTGATGCGTTCCATGCCCGCCAAGCGACGGACTCAAAAAGCTGTCGACCCAGGAGCCCAGCCCGCCAGCCATGAGCGCCAGGAACGCCAGAATCAGCAAGGGCGCCACCATCACGCGCGGAGACTCATGCGGATGCGCTTCGGGGGATCGCGATTCGCCGTGAAAAACGTAAAAGAAGAGACGGAAGGTATAAAACGCCGTCATGCCTGCGCTGAAAACCGCCAGCGCCCAGAAAATAATATTGCCCATCTCTGAGTGATAGGAACTCATGATGATCGCTTCTTTACTGAAGAATCCGCTGGTCAGAGGAAATCCCGCCAGGGCAAGCGATCCTATCAAAAAGGTCATGTAGGTGATGGGCATGGTCTTCGACAGTCCGCCCATCTTGCGAATATCCTGCTCGTCGTTCATCGCGTGTATGACGCTTCCCGCTCCCAAAAAGAGCAGGGCTTTAAAGAACGCATGCGTCATCAAATGGAACATGCCAAAGCTGAACATACCCACGCCAACCGCCAGGAACATATAACCCAGCTGGCTCATCGTCGAATAGGCGATGACGCGCTTGATATCGTATTGCACCATGGCGATCGTGCCCGCGAAGGTCGCGGTCACAATGCCGACGGTGGCGATCAGATACATGGTGATCGGCGCCAACTCGAACAAAACATGACAACGCGCTACCAGGTACACGCCCGCTGTGACCATGGTCGCGGCGTGAATGAGCGCGCTGACCGGCGTCGGACCTTCCATCGCGTCCGGCAACCAGGTGTGAAGCGGCAGTTGCGCCGACTTGGCGAACGCGCCCACCAGAAGCAGGAGGGTGATGAGGATCACCGTCATATCATTGGGTAAAAACAATTCGGGAGCAGTCTGGAAGACCTCTACATAATTGAGCGTTCCAAACGATTCAAAGATCATGAACGCGGCGACCAACATGCCGACGTCGCCGATCACGTTCATCACGAAGGCCTTGCGCGCCGCCAGCACGGCGCTCTT
This window of the Candidatus Nitrohelix vancouverensis genome carries:
- the sfsA gene encoding DNA/RNA nuclease SfsA, producing the protein MRLGQTLVDGVFLERPNRYLARVLVDGRETEAHVPDPGRLPGLMIPQRAVRLIYNPGPKRKTDYTLALVRHGSIWVSAYPVFANALVEEALEKKQIPEFKKYQSYKREAKQGDSRFDFLLERDSESFYLEVKSVSWVEGGVGMFPDAPTLRGVKHLRELIALKSEGYQTGALFVSQRSDACKVVPQDDVDPRFGEALRDAAKAGVQLLAYNCKVTNSTVTLDRAIPVEL
- the nuoL gene encoding NADH-quinone oxidoreductase subunit L; translation: MFGYAWLVLLFPLAGFIGLSWFGKCIPKKLAGLIGCATVGLAFLVSILLLMDLSALEPDHRSGAVQVLYTWVQSGPFSLNMSILVDPLSVFMFLIVTGVGFLIHVYSLGYMEHDKEFSRFFAYLNLFIFSMCTLVAAADFFFLIVGWALVGLASYLLIGFWRDRKSAVLAARKAFVMNVIGDVGMLVAAFMIFESFGTLNYVEVFQTAPELFLPNDMTVILITLLLLVGAFAKSAQLPLHTWLPDAMEGPTPVSALIHAATMVTAGVYLVARCHVLFELAPITMYLIATVGIVTATFAGTIAMVQYDIKRVIAYSTMSQLGYMFLAVGVGMFSFGMFHLMTHAFFKALLFLGAGSVIHAMNDEQDIRKMGGLSKTMPITYMTFLIGSLALAGFPLTSGFFSKEAIIMSSYHSEMGNIIFWALAVFSAGMTAFYTFRLFFYVFHGESRSPEAHPHESPRVMVAPLLILAFLALMAGGLGSWVDSFLSPSLGGHGTHHEDALLETIAVFAGLGGILVAGLVYMVSSDRMEFAKNALAPLYDILFHKYYVDEIYDFLIVKPVKAIGAFLEDRGERNGIDFAVDEAAAQVREASRYISWWQNGKVGMYALNMVGGMVVALLFVVFL
- a CDS encoding NADH-quinone oxidoreductase subunit M, with the protein product MLTSIVFIPLIAAFSLLAVNRDNTILPGRVALGAAALSFLLSVSLLFGFDSGNPGMQFQSTFSWVPLLNINLKFGLDGISLWMVILTSFLGVISMVMGARQQKINLRNYLALMLALEAGILGVFVAQDTIAFYVFWELMLIPSYFIIGLWGEGDRIYATTKFVIFTLAGSLLMLVAILALSFEYYHATHEWTFDISTLVHMHLAPMDQLWMFVCFFTAFAIKVPVFPLHSWLPHAYRSCPIPALILITGAMSKAGAYGLIRFCLPLFPSAIETLGLAVAAGAVGGIVYGAWIAVSQKDIKMLVAYSSISHLGFIVLGIFAFNGQGVEGSVLQMLNHGIIASALFIIVGIIEEKTGTRELSRLKGLSNPMPILYGMFLLLALSALGLPGLNGFVGEFLILMGVWTSVMLSDLSIVFVLGACLSIVFAAIYMLYMFQGAMQETNDTLPEGIKDIDRSQFGVLLPACILAVFIGLYPKPFIDRVGPSVEIALHAEKTVNLHAGEDAGHH